A region from the Vulpes lagopus strain Blue_001 chromosome 5, ASM1834538v1, whole genome shotgun sequence genome encodes:
- the TCHH gene encoding trichohyalin, whose amino-acid sequence MSPLLRSIFNITEMFNQYASHDCDGAALSKKDLKNLLEREFGDVLRRPHDPETVDLILELLDRDCNGLVDFNEFLLFVFKVAQACYYALSQAAGLDEKGATCEGKDNPLQDPRQKEDQRRFEPQDTQFEEHRQKRQELERELAEGEQQRLQRREQERRLEEEEHLQRRKGREPETLPDHEQRRERQAQRELREEEHLQRRERQEQGERALEEEGEQLQRQRRQERHLEQELLREQERRVQELRREEQLLEQELRREQELRREQEQTREQLRRKEPRLEQELRRGQEERREQELRREQEPRRDEPLQRREQLRRKEQLLEQELRREQEFRREQLRRKEPRLEQELGREQELRHEQELRREEQELRREQELRREQELRRNEQRLEQELRREQEERREQELRREQELRRDEPQQRREQLRRKEPRLEQELRREQEERREQELRREQELRRKEPRLEQELRREQEERREQELRREQELRRKEPRLEQELRGEQERREQFRREEQRLEQELRREQEERREQELRREQELRRKEPRLEQELRGEQERREQFRREEQRLEQELRREQEERREQELRREQELRRKEPRLEQELRREQERREQFRREEQRLEQELRREQEERREQELRREQELRRKEPRLEQELRREQEERREQELRREQELRRKEPRLEQELRGEQERREQFRREEQRLEQELRREQEERREQELRREQELRREEPRLEQELRREQEERREQLRREEQRLEQQQRREQQLAEEVEQEEARERGKCRTPRWQWQLESEAEARQSKVYSKPRRQEEEKRQRQELEQQLRAQEEDAQWQRGARPLGEERERGLQREEQVRLLEAEEEQRRDSKWQWQAEEESERRRQRLWARPALQKQRERQLRAEEPQERELFREEEQQRRRLEREQEQQVREEEKQLPLENFQEDQGRKLRQEEQRRDQKWRWQPDEESQRHRHIVYAKPAEREQLREEEQVQREEREKRRRQEEPLLQEREEQLRRSEREQQLRQERDRKFREEEPLLQEREEQLRRQERDRKFREEEQLLQEREEQLRRREREQQLRQERDRKFREEEQLLQEREEQLRRREREQQLRQERDRKFREEEQLLQEREEQLRRQERDRKFREEEQLLQEREEQLRRQERDRKFREEEQLLQEREEQLRRQERDRKFREEEQLLQEREEQLRRQERDRKFREEEQLLQEREEQLRRREREQQLRQERDRKFHEEEPLLQEREEQLRRREREQQLRQERDRKFREEEQLLQEREEQLRRREREQQLRQERDRKFREEEQLLQEREEQLRRREREQQLRQERDRKFREEEQLLQEREEQLRRREREQQLRQERDRKFHEEEPLLQEREEQLRRQERDRKFREEEQLLQEREEQLRRQERDRKFREEEQLLQEREEQLCRREREQQLRQERDRKFREEEQLLQEREEQQLRQERDRKFREEEQLLQEREEQLRRREREQQLRQERDRKFREEEQLLQEREEQLRRREREQQLRQERDRKFREEEQLLQEREEQLRRREREQQLRQERDKKFREEEQLLQEREEQLRRQQREDQRRRSQVWEGDKGRRQALEPSKRPFASVPVRSSPLYEYIQEQRSQYRP is encoded by the exons atgtctccactTCTGAGAAGCATCTTCAATATCACTGAAATGTTTAATCAATATGCCTCACATGATTGTGATGGGGCAGCACTAAGCAAGAAAGACCTGAAGAACCTCCTTGAAAGGGAATTTGGAGATGTCCTTCgg agaCCACATGACCCTGAGACAGTAGATCTGATCCTGGAACTTCTGGATCGCGACTGTAACGGGCTGGTTGATTTCAATGAATTCCTCCTGTTCGTTTTCAAGGTGGCTCAAGCTTGTTATTACGCTCTCAGCCAGGCTGCCGGGCTAGATGAGAAGGGGGCCACGTGTGAGGGAAAAGATAACCCATTACAAGATCCCAGGCAAAAAGAAGACCAAAGGAGATTTGAGCCCCAGGACACACAATTtgaagaacacaggcagaagagaCAGGAACTGGAGAGGGAGCTCGCAGAGGGGGAGCAGCAGCGGCTGCAGAGGCGAGAACAGGAAAGGCGCCTGGAAGAGGAAGAGCATCTGCAGAGGCGCAAGGGTCGAGAGCCAGAGACACTTCCTGATCATGAGCAAAGGCGAGAGAGGCAGGCGCAGCGGGAGCTGCGAGAGGAAGAGCATCTGCAAAGGCGGGAGCGCCAAGAGCAAGGCGAGCGGGCACTCGAGGAGGAAGGCGAGCAACTGCAACGGCAAAGGCGCCAGGAAAGGCACCTGGAGCAGGAGCTGCTGCGTGAGCAGGAGAGACGTGTGCAAGAACTAAGGCGCGAGGAGCAGCTCCTGGAGCAGGAGCTGAGGCGCGAGCAAGAACTAAGGCGCGAGCAGGAGCAGACACGTGAGCAGCTGAGACGCAAGGAGCCGCGCCTGGAGCAGGAGCTGAGGCGCGGGCAGGAGGAAAGACGCGAGCAAGAACTAAGGCGCGAGCAGGAGCCGAGGCGCGACGAGCCGCTGCAGAGACGGGAGCAGCTGAGACGCAAGGAGCAGCTCCTGGAGCAGGAGCTGAGGCGCGAGCAAGAATTTAGGCGCGAGCAGCTGAGACGCAAGGAGCCGCGcctggagcaggagctggggCGCGAACAAGAATTAAGACACGAGCAGGAGCTGAGACGCGAGGAGCAGGAGCTCAGGCGTGAGCAGGAGCTAAGGCGCGAGCAAGAACTGAGGCGCAATGAGCAGCGCTTGGAGCAGGAGCTGAGGCGCGAGCAGGAGGAAAGACGCGAGCAAGAACTAAGGCGCGAGCAGGAGCTGAGGCGCGACGAGCCGCAGCAGAGACGGGAGCAGCTGAGACGCAAGGAGCCGCGCCTGGAGCAGGAGCTGAGGCGCGAGCAAGAGGAAAGACGCGAGCAAGAACTAAGGCGTGAGCAGGAGCTGAGGCGCAAGGAGCCGCGCCTGGAGCAGGAGCTGAGGCGCGAGCAAGAGGAAAGACGCGAGCAAGAACTAAGGCGCGAGCAGGAGCTGAGACGCAAGGAGCCGCGCCTGGAGCAGGAGCTGAGGGGCGAGCAGGAAAGACGCGAGCAGTTCAGACGCGAGGAGCAGCGCCTGGAGCAGGAGCTGAGGCGCGAGCAAGAAGAAAGACGCGAGCAAGAACTAAGGCGCGAGCAGGAGCTGAGACGCAAGGAACCGCGCCTGGAGCAGGAGCTGAGGGGCGAGCAGGAAAGACGCGAGCAGTTCAGACGCGAGGAGCAGCGCCTGGAGCAGGAGCTGAGGCGCGAGCAAGAAGAAAGACGCGAGCAAGAACTAAGGCGCGAGCAGGAGCTGAGACGCAAGGAACCGCGCCTGGAGCAGGAGCTGAGGCGCGAGCAGGAAAGACGCGAGCAGTTCAGACGCGAGGAGCAGCGCCTGGAGCAGGAGCTGAGGCGCGAGCAGGAGGAAAGACGCGAGCAAGAACTAAGGCGCGAGCAGGAGCTGAGGCGCAAGGAGCCGCGCCTGGAGCAGGAGCTGAGGCGCGAGCAAGAAGAAAGACGCGAGCAAGAACTAAGGCGCGAGCAGGAGCTGAGACGCAAGGAACCGCGCCTGGAGCAGGAGCTGAGGGGCGAGCAGGAAAGACGCGAGCAGTTCAGACGCGAGGAGCAGCGCCTGGAGCAGGAGCTGAGGCGCGAGCAGGAGGAAAGACGCGAACAAGAACTAAGGCGCGAGCAGGAGCTGAGGCGCGAGGAGCCGCGCCTGGAGCAGGAGCTGAGGCGCGAGCAGGAGGAAAGACGCGAGCAGCTCAGACGCGAGGAGCAGCgcctggagcagcagcagaggcgCGAGCAGCAGCTGGCTGAGGAGGTGGAGCAGGAAGAGGCACGTGAGCGGGGCAAGTGCCGCACCCCAAGGTGGCAGTGGCAGCTCGAAAGTGAGGCGGAAGCTCGGCAGAGCAAAGTTTACTCCAAGCCCcgcaggcaggaggaagagaagaggcagCGCCAGGAGCTCGAGCAGCAGCTGCGGGCGCAGGAGGAGGACGCCCAGTGGCAGCGCGGGGCCCGGCCCCTCGGAGAGGAGCGCGAACGCGGGCTGCAACGGGAGGAGCAGGTGCGCCTGCTGGAGGCGGAGGAAGAGCAGCGCCGCGACTCTAAATGGCAGTGGCAGGCGGAGGAAGAGAGCGAGAGGCGCCGCCAGAGGCTGTGGGCCAGGCCCGCTTTGCAGAAGCAGCGGGAGAGGCAGCTAAGAGCGGAGGAGCCACAGGAGCGGGAACTGTTCCgtgaggaggagcagcagcgCCGACGACTcgagagggagcaggagcagcaggtccgtgaggaggagaagcagctcccgTTGGAGAACTTCCAAGAGGATCAAGGGAGGAAGCTACGCCAGGAGGAGCAGCGCCGAGACCAAAAATGGAGGTGGCAACCAGATGAGGAAAGCCAAAGACACCGCCACATAGTGTACGCCAAGCCAGCTGAACGGGAGCAGCTGAGGGAGGaagagcaggtgcagagggaggaaCGCGAGAAAAGGAGGCGCCAGGAGGAACCGCTcctgcaggaaagggaagagcagcTGCGCAGGAGTGAACGTGAGCAGCAGCTGCGCCAGGAGCGCGACAGGAAGTTCCGCGAGGAGGAACCGCTcctgcaggaaagggaagagcagcTGCGCCGCCAGGAACGCGACAGGAAGTTCCGTGAGGAGGAACAGCTcctgcaggaaagggaagagcagcTGCGCAGAAGGGAACGTGAGCAGCAGCTGCGCCAGGAGCGCGACAGGAAGTTCCGCGAGGAGGAACAGCTcctgcaggaaagggaagagcagcTGCGCAGAAGGGAACGTGAGCAGCAGCTGCGCCAGGAGCGCGACAGGAAGTTCCGTGAGGAGGAACAGCTcctgcaggaaagggaagagcagcTGCGCCGCCAGGAGCGCGACAGGAAGTTCCGCGAGGAGGAACAGCTcctgcaggaaagggaagagcagcTGCGCCGCCAGGAGCGTGACAGGAAGTTCCGCGAGGAGGAACAGCTcctgcaggaaagggaagagcagcTGCGCCGCCAGGAGCGTGACAGGAAGTTCCGCGAGGAGGAACAGCTcctgcaggaaagggaagagcagcTGCGCCGCCAGGAGCGCGACAGGAAGTTCCGCGAGGAGGAACAGCTcctgcaggaaagggaagagcagcTGCGCAGGAGGGAACGTGAGCAGCAGCTGCGCCAGGAGCGCGACAGGAAGTTCCACGAGGAGGAACCGCTcctgcaggaaagggaagagcagcTGCGCAGGAGGGAACGTGAGCAGCAGCTGCGCCAGGAGCGTGACAGGAAGTTCCGCGAGGAGGAACAGCTcctgcaggaaagggaagagcagcTGCGCAGGAGAGAACGTGAGCAGCAGCTGCGCCAGGAGCGTGACAGGAAGTTCCGCGAGGAGGAACAGCTcctgcaggaaagggaagagcagcTGCGCAGGAGGGAACGTGAGCAGCAGCTGCGCCAGGAGCGCGACAGGAAGTTCCGCGAGGAGGAACAGCTcctgcaggaaagggaagagcagcTGCGCAGGAGGGAACGTGAGCAGCAGCTGCGCCAGGAGCGCGACAGGAAGTTCCACGAGGAGGAACCGCTcctgcaggaaagggaagagcagcTGCGCCGCCAGGAGCGTGACAGGAAGTTCCGCGAGGAGGAACAGCTcctgcaggaaagggaagagcagcTGCGCCGCCAGGAGCGTGACAGGAAGTTCCGCGAGGAGGAACAGCTcctgcaggaaagggaagagcagcTATGCCGGAGGGAACGTGAGCAGCAGCTGCGCCAGGAGCGCGACAGGAAGTTCCGCGAGGAGGAACAGCTcctgcaggaaagggaagagcagcAGCTGCGCCAGGAGCGCGACAGGAAGTTCCGCGAGGAGGAACAGCTcctgcaggaaagggaagagcagcTGCGCAGAAGGGAACGTGAGCAGCAGCTGCGCCAGGAGCGCGACAGGAAGTTCCGCGAGGAGGAACAGCTTctgcaggaaagggaagagcagcTGCGCCGGAGGGAACGTGAGCAGCAGCTGCGCCAGGAGCGCGACAGGAAGTTCCGCGAGGAGGAACAGCTTctgcaggaaagggaagagcagcTGCGCAGGAGGGAACGTGAGCAGCAGCTGCGCCAGGAGCGTGACAAGAAGTTCCGTGAGGAGGAACAGCTcctgcaggaaagggaagagcagcTGCGCCGCCAGCAGAGAGAGGATCAGAGGCGCCGTAGCCAAGTCTGGGAAGGAGACaaaggccgaaggcaggccctggagcccagcaaGCGTCCATTTGCTAGTGTCCCGGTGCGCTCCAGCCCTCTCTATGAGTACATCCAAGAGCAAAGATCTCAGTACCGCCCTTAA